Proteins co-encoded in one Nonlabens agnitus genomic window:
- a CDS encoding DUF7507 domain-containing protein gives MDTTTFSGSYTIQQSDIDAGTVSNQALATGTNPDGDDVTDTSDDPNNRRMRIRTVTAIQMIQRIRPSDDSDISLLKRGTFNDENGDGFAQLGRRSATLHCNEHRSDYVDGYHDHGSTTSG, from the coding sequence GTGGACACGACGACCTTTAGCGGAAGCTACACGATCCAGCAGTCCGACATTGATGCCGGAACGGTATCGAACCAGGCACTTGCCACGGGAACGAATCCTGATGGTGACGATGTGACGGATACCTCTGATGACCCTAACAACCGACGGATGAGGATCCGGACGGTGACGGCGATCCAGATGATCCAACGGATACGGCCTTCAGATGACAGTGACATATCGCTGCTTAAGAGAGGCACGTTCAACGATGAGAACGGTGACGGCTTCGCACAGTTGGGGAGACGATCAGCTACACTTCACTGTAACGAACACCGGAGCGACTACGTTGACGGATATCACGATCACGGATCCACTACTAGTGG